A window of Phyllobacterium sp. T1293 contains these coding sequences:
- the rpiA gene encoding ribose-5-phosphate isomerase RpiA produces MDPRTLKIKAAAEALTYVKDGMRLGIGTGSTAEEFVRLLAEKVAAGLDIIGVPTSERTAALCQELGVKLTTLEETPVLDLTIDGADEIGPELALIKGGGGALLREKIVAAASAQMVVIADESKNVETLGKFPLPIEVNRFGLAATKIAIEKAASALDLSGSLTLRMTGGEAFVTDGGHLILDASFGRIPDTRALSNALHAIPGVVEHGLFLGLARVAILAGADGIRTRTQP; encoded by the coding sequence ATGGACCCCAGGACATTGAAGATCAAGGCAGCGGCCGAAGCGTTGACCTATGTCAAGGATGGTATGCGTCTGGGAATAGGCACTGGCTCGACCGCCGAGGAGTTTGTCAGGCTTCTGGCGGAAAAGGTTGCCGCAGGACTTGATATCATCGGCGTACCGACATCGGAGCGCACTGCAGCTCTTTGCCAGGAACTTGGTGTAAAGCTGACGACGCTGGAGGAAACCCCTGTCCTCGATTTGACGATCGATGGCGCTGACGAGATCGGTCCCGAACTGGCCTTGATCAAAGGCGGCGGCGGTGCGTTGTTGCGCGAAAAAATCGTCGCGGCGGCATCGGCCCAGATGGTGGTGATTGCGGACGAGTCGAAGAATGTCGAGACGCTTGGCAAGTTCCCTTTGCCGATTGAAGTCAATCGATTTGGTCTTGCTGCCACGAAAATTGCGATAGAAAAGGCTGCTTCTGCCCTTGATCTTTCCGGTTCCCTTACATTGAGGATGACGGGAGGCGAAGCATTTGTTACAGACGGCGGGCATTTGATCCTGGATGCATCTTTTGGCCGCATTCCGGATACAAGAGCGTTATCAAACGCTCTGCACGCCATACCCGGTGTTGTGGAGCACGGACTATTTCTGGGGCTGGCGCGCGTGGCTATTTTGGCCGGTGCAGACGGTATACGAACACGAACACAGCCCTAA
- a CDS encoding DUF2059 domain-containing protein, translating into MNRATGFRRLIAPLSVAIMLGSLYTAQAQEITPSHLAAARAAIAAIKATDAFDGILPDAAANLKAQLIEKDPNLESIISSAVDEQALALAARRVDLENEAARAYAVSFTEEELNAITGFYNSAAGKKLLTEGPIATREVMKAAGIWRNGIARDLAQAVAEKVVAAAAATAPVTPAPAATETPAAPEAPAAPAKAPAKAPAKPAAPAKPKP; encoded by the coding sequence ATGAACCGAGCAACTGGCTTTCGCCGTTTGATTGCACCTCTGTCTGTCGCAATCATGCTGGGCAGTCTTTACACCGCACAGGCGCAGGAAATTACCCCATCCCATCTTGCTGCTGCACGCGCAGCGATTGCGGCAATCAAGGCAACCGATGCGTTCGACGGAATCCTGCCTGATGCGGCGGCGAACCTGAAGGCTCAGCTGATCGAGAAAGACCCCAATCTGGAGTCCATCATTAGCTCCGCTGTTGACGAGCAGGCTTTGGCCTTGGCCGCGCGCCGCGTTGATCTCGAAAACGAAGCTGCCCGTGCTTACGCTGTTTCGTTTACAGAAGAAGAGCTGAACGCCATCACGGGTTTCTACAATTCAGCCGCTGGCAAGAAGCTTTTGACTGAAGGACCGATTGCAACGCGCGAAGTCATGAAAGCAGCCGGCATCTGGCGCAATGGCATCGCCCGTGATCTGGCTCAGGCCGTGGCCGAAAAGGTTGTTGCCGCAGCCGCTGCGACTGCACCTGTAACACCGGCACCTGCGGCCACTGAAACGCCCGCAGCGCCGGAAGCCCCGGCAGCTCCGGCCAAAGCGCCGGCAAAGGCACCTGCCAAGCCAGCTGCCCCAGCCAAGCCGAAGCCATAA